The sequence GCCACCTTTTTCGGCTTGACCGTATTGATGATGTAGCCTGCGGCCACGGGCCCCTGCTGATCGTCCCGGCCGATCGTTCGGAAGATGAGCTTGCGCTTCTTGCTCTCGGTCAGCTGCGGCGCCGTGGCCGTCGGCGTCACCATGAGCACGCCTTCGTTCTCGTAGATCTCCGAAGCGGGAATGGTCGATCCGGAGCACACATGGCCGATGACGTACTTGATGCCCTGGCTGACGATCTTGTTGGCGACTGCCACGGCCTGCTTGGGCTCACAGGCGTCGTCCATGATGACGGGCTCCAATTTCTTCCCATTCACCCCACCTGCGGCATTGACCTGCTCGATGGCGGTCAGGGCGCCTGCCTTCATCATGTCGCCGTACTGGGCCACCGAACCCGTCATGGCGCCAGCAATGGCGATCTTGACGGTCTGGGCTTGCGCGGACAGCCCCAGGACGGCGAGGACGGCAGCCGCAGCAAGCCGATGAGGACGAATCGTGGATTTCATGGCAGTCTCCATTGTTGAAATAGGTAGGGATGGGCAAAGCACCGAGGCCCGCCCCGCCCTCCCGGAGCGTGACGGACCCAGCGGAAAATCAGTTGGCGGGCGTCTTGGTGGCGTCCTTGTGCCAGGTGAAGACGGTGAACCGGAAAGACTTCAAGTCACCCTGGGCGTCGTACTCGACCTTGCCAATGGGCGTCTGGAAACTGTTCTGGTGCATGAACGCAGCCACTTTGGCGGGGTCGGTGCTCTTGGCGCCGGCAATGGCATCCGCAAGCACCTTGACGCCGGCATAGGACGGCAGCTGGAACGGACCATTGATGTCACGCTTCTTGTCTGCAAAGGCTTTCACCACGGCCGCATTGGCGGGGTCGGTCGAAAAATCCGCAGGCAGCGTGACCAGCATCCCCTCGGAAGCCGCACCGGCAATCGCGGTCACGTCCTTGTTGCCAACGCCTTCCGGCCCCATGAAGACGGCCTTGATGCCTTGCTCGCGCGCCTGACGCAGCAGCAGTCCCATTTCCGGGTGGTAGCCGCCGTAATAGACAAAGTCGATCTTCTGCGACTTGAGCTTGGTGATGATGGCCGAGTAGTCGGTATCGCCCGCGTTGATGCCTTCAAACAATGCGACGGGAACCTTGGCCGCATCGAGGTTCTTTTTCACAGTGGCGGCAATGCCCTGGCCGTAGGATTGCTTGTCGTGCAGGACGGCCACCGCCTTGATGCCTTTCTGGGCAATGACGTACCGGGCCGCCGCAGGGCCCTGCTGGTCGTCGCGACCGATGGTGCGGAAGATGAACTTGCGCTTCTTGCCCTCGGTCAGCTGCGGCGCGGTCGCGGAAGGCGTCACCATCACCACGCCCTCGTTCTCGTAGATCTCCGAGGCGGGAATCGTCGATCCCGAACAGAGGTGGCCGATCACGAACCGGATCCCCTGGCTGACGATCTTGTTGGCGACCGCCACGGCCTGCTTGGGTTCGCAGGCATCGTCCATCATGACGACCTCAAGCTTGCGCCCGCCGGTGCCGCCTGCAGCATTGATCTGCTCGACCGCCGTCAACACACCGGCCTTTGCCATGTCTCCGTACTGCGCGACGGGGCCGCTCACGGGGCCAGCCAAAGCGATCTTCACCGTTTCCGCGTGCGCGGACGGGCCAAAGCATGCAAGCACGGCCGCAGCCGGAATCGCAAGGAATGAGCGAGTTGTTTTCATGGTTGCTATGCCGGTGTTGTCCGGAATCGATCTGAATTTCGAGGAAAGAACTACGCAGGTCGGTCTGGCCTGCGTGGCCTGACCGGAGAAACCGGCGATGACGCAATGCCCGGTGTTTCGGGCACCGCGTCATGCCGAAGGCTGGTGAATCAGGCGACCTCCTTCGCCACGGTCCCGTTGCGCCACTGGTGGCGAAGGGCCGCCCACTTCTCGCGTGCCGCCGCAAGATGGCGCTCCTTCACGTGGCCATACCCCCGGATCTCTTCGGGAATGCGGGCGATTTCCACGGCGAGGGAGAGCTTCTCCGGCGACAGCATGGGAAGCAGCTCCTCGACGCTGGCGCGATAGTCCTGGATCAGGGCGCGCTCCGTCCTGCGTTCCTCGGTCCGGCCAAAGGGATCGAGCGCCGTGCCGCGCAGGCTCTTCATCTTGGCGAGGATTCCGAAAGCGCGGCGCATCCAGGGGCCGAAGGGTTGCTTGACCAGTTCACCCTTGTCGTTGCGTTTGGCAAACGTCGGGGGCGCGAGGTGGTGCACTACCTTGAAGTCGCCTTCAAACATGTCGGCCAGCTTCTGCGTGAATGCCGCATCGGTGTGCAGCCGCGCCACTTCGTACTCGTCCTTGTAGGCCATCAGCTTGAACAGGTAGCGCGCCACCGCCTCGGTCAGGCGAGTGCTCTTTAGGCGTGTTTCAGACGAGCGAACCTTCTCAACGAAGGACTGGTAGTCGGCCGCATAGGCTGCGTTCTGATACGCCGTCAGGAACTCGACGCGCTTGCGGATGACCTGGTCGAGCGACGGCTTGCGCACGATCTCGATCACGGCCGCGGCCTGGTACAAGGCCTGCACCGCCTTGAGGTCATGGGCGC comes from Cupriavidus sp. P-10 and encodes:
- a CDS encoding branched-chain amino acid ABC transporter substrate-binding protein, encoding MKTTRSFLAIPAAAVLACFGPSAHAETVKIALAGPVSGPVAQYGDMAKAGVLTAVEQINAAGGTGGRKLEVVMMDDACEPKQAVAVANKIVSQGIRFVIGHLCSGSTIPASEIYENEGVVMVTPSATAPQLTEGKKRKFIFRTIGRDDQQGPAAARYVIAQKGIKAVAVLHDKQSYGQGIAATVKKNLDAAKVPVALFEGINAGDTDYSAIITKLKSQKIDFVYYGGYHPEMGLLLRQAREQGIKAVFMGPEGVGNKDVTAIAGAASEGMLVTLPADFSTDPANAAVVKAFADKKRDINGPFQLPSYAGVKVLADAIAGAKSTDPAKVAAFMHQNSFQTPIGKVEYDAQGDLKSFRFTVFTWHKDATKTPAN